The following coding sequences lie in one Scatophagus argus isolate fScaArg1 chromosome 9, fScaArg1.pri, whole genome shotgun sequence genomic window:
- the ppp1r8b gene encoding protein phosphatase 1, regulatory subunit 8b: protein MATKTSKESPPPFDCPSWAGKPPAGLHLDVMKGDKLIEKLIIDEKKYYLFGRNPDWCDFTIDHQSCSRVHAALVYHKHLKRVFLIDLNSTHGTFLGHIRLEAHKPQQVPIDSTISFGASTRTYTIREKPQTQGTAGTGDSKTGEDEELKGLLGLPEEETELENLTEFNTAHNKRISLLTIEEGNLEIQRPKRKRRNSRVTFSEEDAIINPEDIDPSVGRFRNLVQTAVIPIKKRRSESQNTLGFDDLASKRIHGYSLSAGLYGDLPPTSHENQPTGAPGGAAMQGGLPLPFPNPAPEVDLAPEAPQPPVTLNPTPVTAPYLPETHNEPRKKKYAKEAWPGKKPTPSLLI, encoded by the exons ATGGCGActaaaacaagcaaagaaagtCCTCCTCCTTTTGATTGTCCATCATG GGCAGGCAAGCCGCCGGCGGGGCTCCATCTAGACGTGATGAAGGGAGACAAACTGATAGAG aAACTCATCATAGATGAGAAGAAGTACTACCTGTTTGGGAGGAACCCCGACTGGTGCGACTTCACCATCGACCATCAGTCATGCTCACGTGTTCATGCTGCCCTGGTCTACCACAAGCACCTGAAAAGGGTGTTTCTCATAGACCTCAACAGCA CACATGGTACTTTCCTTGGACACATTCGTCTGGAGGCACACAAACCTCAGCAGGTTCCCATAGACTCTACAATATCTTTTGGGGCCTCAACGCGGACCTACACCATCAGAGAGAAACCCCAAACCCAAGGCACCGCTGGTACAGGAGACAGCAAAACGGGAGAGGATGAGGAGCTAAAAGGACTGCTTGGACTTCCTGAGGAAGAGACGGAGCTGGAG AACCTGACAGAGTTCAACACGGCTCACAACAAGCGCATCTCTCTACTGACGATTGAGGAGGGCAACCTGGAAATCCAGAGGCCTAAGAGGAAACGGAGGAACTCCAGGGTCACCTTCAGTGAGGAGGACGCCATCATTAACCCAG AGGATATAGACCCCTCTGTGGGACGCTTTAGAAATCTGGTGCAGACTGCTGTTATTCCCATCAAG AAACGTAGATCAGAAAGTCAGAACACCCTGGGTTTTGATGACCTGGCTTCAAAACGCATTCATGGCTACAGCTTGAGCGCTGGTCTCTATGGGGACTTGCCTCCCACCAGTCATGAGAACCAGCCAACAGGGGCCCCAGGAGGTGCTGCTATGCAGGGAGGACTTCCTCTACCCTTTCCCAATCCAGCACCAGAGGTGGACCTTGCCCCAGAGGCTCCCCAGCCCCCTGTCACTCTCAACCCCACCCCTGTCACAGCCCCTTACCTACCAGAGACCCACAACGAGCCACGCAAAAAGAAGTATGCCAAAGAAGCTTGGCCAGGCAAGAAACCCACCCCATCACTACTCATCTAA
- the themis2 gene encoding protein THEMIS2 isoform X1, protein MAGMTALPLQQLIASLDTACLPRILQVCSGVYFQGSIYEISGSEVCFSTGDLIKVIGFELQSVCCEDISNNEKFELPINHTGLFKVIPEEMPYSTVEEMVSLRPVDLESCLPFTFTCRSKLTFDNFTVGPGKILTVLSIVRHEGEEAKLRCHVQGQQEASAEVCIPLSSQGEFRECESEECFTLREIMSSLCLRSRRFHFMNTAKSDCPLVLTPIYQVHAIMNMRKNVLQFPSSLEVDVVDVTDGCQDVHFVTPLSLTEVISQPDESFPSVMEILEGPEACSLFKSSWLTELKCKNQLIFHKKGTSAMILLSSLKSRKVQQYFLVSQQYGGRFRRRPREFNSVYELYVASTQAKVLRVSVTKNCEEVEEEGLPALSVGEQLEVVRCERMELPCEGNTGQKQSVEALLCQRLQDPDDGEDDDEEDVQQDDEREEIFLPLYMQGHFVEVLTDNKKYKLRDLGKEFSLPLDVKVVSRDTGLETDPLVGFACLRIEGAMLEPTIQASFTHRPAHCFEIPARWISMSVSFTKDPLPWPSDQPPECRTERVTEVTDTFLYEFHKQENSDAAPPPRPPKRNLSSSKSCKKTSKKSSKSKHRQDKSVPTKELADLTLNSKRRPPAPPPPAFLDEEPPPVVPRKHSDHERPTAMALPNTYVKMQKPKTDESETDVAADVDSDHDYETVDDALVTMMKAAQENVMFY, encoded by the exons ATGGCAGGTATGACTGCTTTGCCTCTTCAGCAGCTCATTGCATCATTGGACACCGCTTGTCTGCCGAGAATTCTACAAGTTTGCTCTGGAGTGTATTTCCAAG GGTCTATATATGAAATTTCTGGGAGCGAAGTGTGCTTTTCTACTGGGGATCTCATCAAGGTCATTGGCTTTGAGCTCCAATCAGTTTGCTGTGAGGACATCAGCAACAATGAGAAGTTTGAGCTGCCTATCAACCACACAG GCTTGTTCAAGGTTATTCCTGAGGAGATGCCGTACAGTACAGTTGAGGAGATGGTGAGCCTGAGGCCAGTGGACCTGGAATCCTGCCTTCCCTTCACTTTCACCTGCCGCTCCAAGTTGACATTTGACAATTTCACAGTGGGGCCTGGGAAAATTTTGACAGTACTCTCCATTGTACGGCATGAGGGTGAGGAGGCTAAACTGCGTTGCCATGTTCAAGGGCAACAGGAAGCCTCTGCAGAAGTGTGTATCCCACTTTCTTCTCAAGGGGAGTTCAGGGAGTGCGAGAGCGAGGAATGCTTCACTCTGAGGGAGATCATGTCTTCGCTTTGCCTACGTAGTCGAAGATTTCACTTCATGAACACCGCTAAGAGTGACTGTCCACTTGTCCTCACGCCAATATACCAGGTCCACGCCATAATGAACA TGAGGAAGAATGTATTGCAGTTTCCTTCCAGCTTAGAGGTGGATGTGGTTGATGTTACCGACGGGTGTCAGGATGTGCATTTTGTGACGCCGCTCAGTCTGACAGAGGTCATTTCCCAGCCAGATGAATCCTTCCCTTCTGTCATGGAGATACTGGAAGGCCCAGAGGCTTGCTCTCTGTTCAAGTCCAGCTGGCTGACAGAACTTAAATGCAAGAACCAACTGATTTTCCACAAGAAAGGAACCTCAGCCATGATTTTATTGTCCAGCTTGAAAAGCCGAAAGGTACAGCAGTACTTCCTCGTTTCTCAGCAATACGGTGGACGATTTCGGAGGCGGCCAAGAGAGTTTAATTCGGTGTACGAGCTGTATGTTGCTTCAACCCAAGCAAAAGTTCTGAGGGTCAGTGTGACAAAAAACTGTGAGGAAGTGGAAGAGGAGGGTCTGCCTGCCCTCAGCGTGGGAGAGCAGCTGGAGGTTGTGCGCTGTGAAAGGATGGAGTTGCCTTGTGAAGGTAACACGGGACAGAAGCAGTCTGTTGAGGCTCTTTTGTGTCAACGTCTCCAAGATCCGGATGACGGGGAAGATGACGATGAAGAAGATGTCCAACAGGACGATGAGAGGGAGGAgatttttctgcctctgtaCATGCAGGGACACTTTGTAGAGGTGCTCACTGATAACAAGAAGTACAAGCTCAGGGACTTGGGTAAGGAGTTCAGTTTGCCCCTGGATGTTAAAGTGGTGAGCCGTGACACTGGACTTGAGACTGATCCACTTGTTGGGTTTGCATGTCTCAGAATAGAGGGGGCTATGTTAGAGCCGACCATCCAGGCAAGCTTTACACACAGACCAGCCCACTGTTTCGAGATCCCAGCCCGGTGGATTTCTATGTCTGTCTCTTTTACCAAGGACCCCCTGCCATGGCCCAGCGATCAACCACCTGAGTGCCGTACGGAGAGGGTCACTGAGGTGACAGACACGTTCCTTTATGAATTTCACAAACAAGAGAACTCAGATGCAGCTCCTCCGCCTCGACCACCAAAGCGAAATCTGTCATCTTCCAAGTCTTGCAAAAAAACGTCAAAAAAATCATCCAAGTCCAAACATCGACAAGACAAAAGTGTCCCGACCAAAGAATTAGCCGACTTGACTTTAAATAGCAAAAGAAGGcctcctgctccccctcctcca GCTTTCTTAGATGAAGAGCCTCCACCAGTCGTACCCCGAAAGCACTCGGACCATGAGAGGCCAACAGCCATGGCTTTGCCAAACACTTATGTGAAAATGCAGAAGCCTAAGACAGATG
- the themis2 gene encoding protein THEMIS2 isoform X2, translating to MTVIWSIYEISGSEVCFSTGDLIKVIGFELQSVCCEDISNNEKFELPINHTGLFKVIPEEMPYSTVEEMVSLRPVDLESCLPFTFTCRSKLTFDNFTVGPGKILTVLSIVRHEGEEAKLRCHVQGQQEASAEVCIPLSSQGEFRECESEECFTLREIMSSLCLRSRRFHFMNTAKSDCPLVLTPIYQVHAIMNMRKNVLQFPSSLEVDVVDVTDGCQDVHFVTPLSLTEVISQPDESFPSVMEILEGPEACSLFKSSWLTELKCKNQLIFHKKGTSAMILLSSLKSRKVQQYFLVSQQYGGRFRRRPREFNSVYELYVASTQAKVLRVSVTKNCEEVEEEGLPALSVGEQLEVVRCERMELPCEGNTGQKQSVEALLCQRLQDPDDGEDDDEEDVQQDDEREEIFLPLYMQGHFVEVLTDNKKYKLRDLGKEFSLPLDVKVVSRDTGLETDPLVGFACLRIEGAMLEPTIQASFTHRPAHCFEIPARWISMSVSFTKDPLPWPSDQPPECRTERVTEVTDTFLYEFHKQENSDAAPPPRPPKRNLSSSKSCKKTSKKSSKSKHRQDKSVPTKELADLTLNSKRRPPAPPPPAFLDEEPPPVVPRKHSDHERPTAMALPNTYVKMQKPKTDESETDVAADVDSDHDYETVDDALVTMMKAAQENVMFY from the exons ATGACTGTTATAT GGTCTATATATGAAATTTCTGGGAGCGAAGTGTGCTTTTCTACTGGGGATCTCATCAAGGTCATTGGCTTTGAGCTCCAATCAGTTTGCTGTGAGGACATCAGCAACAATGAGAAGTTTGAGCTGCCTATCAACCACACAG GCTTGTTCAAGGTTATTCCTGAGGAGATGCCGTACAGTACAGTTGAGGAGATGGTGAGCCTGAGGCCAGTGGACCTGGAATCCTGCCTTCCCTTCACTTTCACCTGCCGCTCCAAGTTGACATTTGACAATTTCACAGTGGGGCCTGGGAAAATTTTGACAGTACTCTCCATTGTACGGCATGAGGGTGAGGAGGCTAAACTGCGTTGCCATGTTCAAGGGCAACAGGAAGCCTCTGCAGAAGTGTGTATCCCACTTTCTTCTCAAGGGGAGTTCAGGGAGTGCGAGAGCGAGGAATGCTTCACTCTGAGGGAGATCATGTCTTCGCTTTGCCTACGTAGTCGAAGATTTCACTTCATGAACACCGCTAAGAGTGACTGTCCACTTGTCCTCACGCCAATATACCAGGTCCACGCCATAATGAACA TGAGGAAGAATGTATTGCAGTTTCCTTCCAGCTTAGAGGTGGATGTGGTTGATGTTACCGACGGGTGTCAGGATGTGCATTTTGTGACGCCGCTCAGTCTGACAGAGGTCATTTCCCAGCCAGATGAATCCTTCCCTTCTGTCATGGAGATACTGGAAGGCCCAGAGGCTTGCTCTCTGTTCAAGTCCAGCTGGCTGACAGAACTTAAATGCAAGAACCAACTGATTTTCCACAAGAAAGGAACCTCAGCCATGATTTTATTGTCCAGCTTGAAAAGCCGAAAGGTACAGCAGTACTTCCTCGTTTCTCAGCAATACGGTGGACGATTTCGGAGGCGGCCAAGAGAGTTTAATTCGGTGTACGAGCTGTATGTTGCTTCAACCCAAGCAAAAGTTCTGAGGGTCAGTGTGACAAAAAACTGTGAGGAAGTGGAAGAGGAGGGTCTGCCTGCCCTCAGCGTGGGAGAGCAGCTGGAGGTTGTGCGCTGTGAAAGGATGGAGTTGCCTTGTGAAGGTAACACGGGACAGAAGCAGTCTGTTGAGGCTCTTTTGTGTCAACGTCTCCAAGATCCGGATGACGGGGAAGATGACGATGAAGAAGATGTCCAACAGGACGATGAGAGGGAGGAgatttttctgcctctgtaCATGCAGGGACACTTTGTAGAGGTGCTCACTGATAACAAGAAGTACAAGCTCAGGGACTTGGGTAAGGAGTTCAGTTTGCCCCTGGATGTTAAAGTGGTGAGCCGTGACACTGGACTTGAGACTGATCCACTTGTTGGGTTTGCATGTCTCAGAATAGAGGGGGCTATGTTAGAGCCGACCATCCAGGCAAGCTTTACACACAGACCAGCCCACTGTTTCGAGATCCCAGCCCGGTGGATTTCTATGTCTGTCTCTTTTACCAAGGACCCCCTGCCATGGCCCAGCGATCAACCACCTGAGTGCCGTACGGAGAGGGTCACTGAGGTGACAGACACGTTCCTTTATGAATTTCACAAACAAGAGAACTCAGATGCAGCTCCTCCGCCTCGACCACCAAAGCGAAATCTGTCATCTTCCAAGTCTTGCAAAAAAACGTCAAAAAAATCATCCAAGTCCAAACATCGACAAGACAAAAGTGTCCCGACCAAAGAATTAGCCGACTTGACTTTAAATAGCAAAAGAAGGcctcctgctccccctcctcca GCTTTCTTAGATGAAGAGCCTCCACCAGTCGTACCCCGAAAGCACTCGGACCATGAGAGGCCAACAGCCATGGCTTTGCCAAACACTTATGTGAAAATGCAGAAGCCTAAGACAGATG